GGCCAGAGTGTCCACTCAGTGAAGGTGCCGTATTCGCTACGGTCAAAAACGACCGATTGAAGGCGCCCTGGTCGCGCCGCTTGTTCAGAGTCGCTGGCGTGACGCTGACATCGCGCACCGTCGATACCCTCGAGGCGCCGTCGCTCACGCCCCGAGGAGCGCCCCGCCGCATCCCAGTAGCATTGCTCCTAATTGGCCAGCAACGGAAGGAAGTCGTGTCATGCAGTATGTCGTCCTGCAGGTGATCCTCAAAGAGAAACTGTGGGGAACCGGTTCGGGCAACCTGACCTCCTTGGAGAAGGCCATCAACGATCAGGCCGCGAAGGGCTATAGACTCCACACCATAACCACCGCCAGCAGCGGGAGCAAGGGAATGATCGGCGGCGGTGACCGCATTCAGGCGACGCTGGTGTTCGAGAGCCTCGGATAATCGCACATCGCGAAACGAGCTGTGGCGTCTGGATAGCCCGGCGCACTCCGACGAGCTAGGTACCCAGTAAACGATCCTTTCCCGGGCACTCTGGACATGAACCGGAAGATTTTCTAGTTTTGGGAAACCTTTTGGGCTTTGCCGGACACTAAAGGGCATGGGGAGCAAAGAAACCGGGGAAGAAGGCCTGTGGGGCCAGAGCCTTCTGGGCCAGGGCGACGCCTTTGGCGCCCTCTACGACCGCCACCGAGACAGAGTCTTCCGCCACGCCTACCGGCTGTGCGGAAACCACCACGATGCCGAAGACATCATGGCGGCCTCTTTTCTTGAACTCTGGCGGCGTCGAAAGCACGTCCGGGTGGTCGAAGGATCCATCCTTCCCTGGCTACTGGTCACGACCACGAACATGGCCCGAAACCGCGCCCGCGCTGCCCTCCGCTACCAACGGCTCTTGAACTCTCTGCCCCGCAACCACGAAGCCGGCGACCCCACCACAGATCCGTACCGCAGATACCAGAACCAGCTCGACCACGATCTTGCACAAGCCCTCGGAACATTGAGCGTCGAGGACCTGCAGCTCGTGAGCTTGGTCGTTTTCGAAGAGCACACCACCGCCGCGGCTGCCGCCGTCCTGAACCTGACACCGGCCGCAGCGAAATCACGCATGCACCGAGCCCGACAACGACTAAGAACCGCTCTAGCGGGCAATGCGTCCATATCCCCACCCAACGCTCCAACCCCAGTTTTGGAAGGAGAACGGCCGTGAACCAGCTCCGCGTCGACAACCTGTTCAGTGACGCCCTACGCGCCGAACTCATTACACGAGTTGAGAAAGCTTCGCCTACCCGCGCCAGAAAGCGCACCAGGCTGTGGGCCGGTACTGCGGTGCTTGCTGGCATCGGCGTCCTAGGCGGTGTCGGCGCCGCCGCCGACGGCCTTTTCGTCACCCCGGGATCCACGCAGGTGACGCCGTTGGCATCGCCGGTGACGGAATCTCACACAGGAACGGCAACCGTGCAACTCGGGCCGCCGCCCGAAAAAACCACGGGCATCGAAATCCAGCTCAACTGCCTAACACCTGGACGCTTTGAGTTCGGGAACGGCGCCAACAGCATCTGCAGCCCGAAGGACGTAGGTACCCCGCAGGACTGGACCGGCTACACGATTCCACTCATGCCCGGGGAGGAAAGTATCACGATCACAACCAGCCCAGATGCCAGGTGGAAAATCACCGCCCAGTACGTCAACACCGAAACCACCCAGTGGGCAACTAACGCCGACGGCGACACCTACGGGGCGCAAAACGAGAACGGAAGTCCTGACATGGTCGCCGTCATAGCAACCAACGGGACAAGAGGCTACGTCCATCGGACAGAACTTGAAGACGCCGACGGTACCGCTGCGATCAAGACCTTCAAGAGTCCTGCAGAAGCCCTCGCATGGCAGGAAGCCCGGCTCGGTAAGGACTTCGCCATCCCCGTTTATGACGTGACCGGCAAGACCGTCGTAGGTGAATTCGTTATCAGCTCTGGGACCGGGAACTCCCGGTTCAGTGGACAACCGGCAGTGGAATGCGCGGGAGTTCCGCCGGCACTGGCTCCTGGTGAGATATACCCATGCCCCGGCTTGTCGCCTATAGAAACGGGATACCCAGCTATCCCAGTGCCTTCCAACTGATGCGTTCAAACCTATTGCCCGTAAGCCGGTCGTCCACCGGACGTCCCGGCGCCGCCCCTGGGCCTTCTTCACTGTCAGTTTCCGAAGTCGACTGCACAGAATGTCCAAAGTCGTCTGCACAGGCCGCCCGTTGGGGGATCCTTTACCGGGGCACCGGTCGGTATCGGTTCGGCGGCTCTCCGCCTCTTGTTGCGCCTCCAATGCGGGGCCTACGGGCGTGACCCACCCTGATCCTTCGCGACAGTGCCAGAATCTGAACATGCCGCTTATCCAGGTTCTCAATGCATCCCCTTCCTCCACTGAAAAAAAGCGTCGACTGCTCGCTGCGCTGACGGCCGCATACGCGGAAGTCATGGAAATCCGCCCCGACACCATCCGGGTGGTTTTGCACGAACTCCCTCGTGAGAACTGGTCCGTCGCCGGCGTCACCCTGGCGGATTCAGGACAGAACGAATCCGTCTGAGCGGTAACGGCCCAATATGGAGGACCGAGCACGTTCTCGCTCCGTTCGAGACGCCAACCTTTCAGCTCTACCCTCAGCCGGTCGTGGACCGCGCCGCCGAACAAGGCGTGCTGGCGTTGAGACTTCGCAGCGTGGCCGTCCCGCAGGGAAACGTGCGACAGACAGTCCTGTCCGCTCCGGTTACCGGGCGGTGGCGGGTTGCTGTACCTGTTCGAGCAAGCCGGCGGTGGTGACGACCGTGGCGAACTCTTCGTGTAAATTCACCCCGGTCATCCGGGACAGCACAGCGGCGGCAACGTTCTCACCGTCCGGAGCGGTGCGGTCAAATGTGTGGGTGGCATCCAGGGGGAAGTACACCCGGTAGCCGAGGTTGCCCCCGACTCGGGCAGTAGTCTCGCAGCAGTGATTGGTGGTGATTCCGCAGACGACCAGTTCCTTGATGCCGTTCTCCTGCAGCCAGGCATGCAGGTCAGGGGTGCCGTGAAAGCTGGAGTTGACGTTCTTGCGCACCAGGAGATCCGGGGTGCCGGTGATGATGTCCTTGAACGCGTTGCCGGGGTTGTCCGGGTGCAGGGGTGATGAGGGTGCGGTGGAGTTGTGGCGGACGAAAACGATGGGGCGGCCGGTTTCTCGCCAGCGCGTCAGCAGGGCGGCGATGTTCGCCTCGCAGGAGGGGTTATCGCGCGGACCCCAGTAGGCGGCGTCATCGAAGGCCTGTTGGACGTCGACGATCACCAGTGCGGCGCGGGGATCAAGGGTGAGGGGCAGGGAAGAAGTCTTCACTTCTGCGACGATAGCAAACCCCATTGTTCCCCGCGCACTCATCGATAAGTTTCAGAGTCCTAAAGGCCGGCGGCAACCTGTCCGCGGCGCCAACCCGCTGAGGACGATTTTGGGGCAGGCAGAGTCGCCCTGACCGCAAGCGGATCCCTGAACGGGCGGTGGAGCGTCTCCTGATCCACCGGCTTACGGGACGACTAGGACTCTGGGCCTTGCGCGACGTTTTGAGCGACGGATTGCCTCCTGACAGACGGGATGACGATTAGTGTTCCGGTATGAAACCTCGCGGAATTCTTGTTGCTGCTCTTCTGCTGGTAGTCGTCGTAGTTGCGTTAATTGTGGCTTGGGCAAGTTTCGGTGACCGCCCGGGCCACATGGGCTCTACTGTGCTCGATCAGACGCGAGAACACTCGGGGCCGGGTTCCTCGCTGTAATGCTGAAGGACTTTCGAAGACAATGAAGTCTTGCCCGTTGAGGGATCGTCCATCGCGACACGAGATAAGGTCGTTCACGGCCGATACGCAGTTTTCGCGCACCCGTGCTTTTCGAGAAAAGAAACTACGCTTCGACGAGAATCACCAAAGTCTCGGGCAGCACGCCGTCGTACGCCATCGCTTCGGCCCCGGCCTCGGACTGCATCAGGGCCATAACGGCATCCATGTCGGGAACGTCCATCAGCACCGCCACCTGCGTTGGGTTCTGTGGGTTGACGAACGTCCGGATGTTGGTGACGCCGAGGGGTCCGAAGATCTCTTCGCGTTTCGGTGAGGCAAGCCAATGATCCTTGTCCTTCACATCGTGGTGGCCGATCACGGTTGGCATGGCGCGTCCTCTCGACGAGGGGCCAGCGGTCCGCAGGCCCACTGCGCATAACGGTAGTAGTCGTTCCGCACCCAGGCAAGGCGTTTCGTGGCCGCATCTCGCTCGGTCTGCGGGGTGCCCGCAGGGGGATCCTTCACCGGGCGCCGAGTATCCTGACCTATGCCATCTAGACTTTTGTGGCAGAGATCCCCAGCCGCGGCAAGCGCGAGCGACTGATCCGGAATGCCCGGGTACGGAACAAGACCCTGAGGGGGCAGCAGCATCGGGAGTGATCCATTTCGTTCGACTGACGCCTGGGCGGGCCTAACTACTGGATCCGTCCTAGACGTCGGAGCCAACCCATGGTGAGCGCGGAGGCTTCGGCTCAACCACGGCGGGTCCCCATCATGGGGCGCCGGCGTTTGGCGTTTGGCCTCGTGGCGGCGTTTCTCGCCGGGTTAGCGGCCCTCACCGTGCTTGCGTTCCTTGGCTGGGCTCTCGAGGCTGGCCCGGCCCGTCTGATTTTTTTCGTCCTGCCGGATTGGGCGCTCATTTTCTGTGCCCATCTCATCAGCGGCTTGACTGCATTGACGGCACTGGCTTTGTTGGTTCCGCCGTTCATCGGGCGGATACACCGAACCTGGTTGCGGCGGCTGATCAGTGTCGTGGTGGGTTTGGCGGCCGCCGCAGCAACTGTGCCGTGGCTGTTGTATTTCGTGGGCATCGGACTCAACGCTGCTGCAGCTACATATATCAGGGTGACGGCTGGAAGCGGCGAAAGCGTCATCGTCGAGCAATCGGGGTTCGACCTCAGAGAGTACGCCGTATACAGACAGAAATCATTCTTCGTCTTCGAGAGGAGCGCAGAGGGGACGTCGGAGTCGGACGTCTTCGATCCGGATGACGGCACGCTGGCGGTTAGGGCCGCGGATCTCCTGCTCACTTGCGGGGCTGACAGCCTTCCGATTCCATCTCTTGATGGATAAGGAGGGAATGCAGGCGACTTCGGACATCCAGTGCATACGACTTCGGAACTGACACCGCTTCGAACAGCCTGCCCGTAAGCCGATCGGCTACCGGTCATTTATCCGTAGCTTGCCTAGACTCGAACGCATGGTCAACGTTGTTAGCGATGCGTATTCGAGCAGGGCGGCGGAATACGTCGAACGCTTCGCTTCAATGGGGGCTGTGCACCCTTCAGATCGTCAACTGGTGGCGACTTGGGCGGATGGTATCGAGGGTGCGGTACTCGACGCCGGCTGCGGTCCGGGCCAATGGACGAACTTTCTCAGCGAAGCTGGGATTCCTGCCCTCGGAGTGGATCTGGTTCCCGAGTTCATCGAGCACGCCCGCGTTGCCTATCCGGGCATTCCGTTCCGGATAGGCAGCCTCGACGCCCTCGATGTCAGTACCGGGGCAGTTGGTGGGGTGCTCGCTTGGTACTCACTGATCCACCATGAGCCAGACACGATCCGCACTCCTCTCCTGGAGTTCAGTCGAGTACTCAGCCCAGGTGGCGCGCTGCTGATCAGCTTCTTCGATAGTCACGTCCTCGAAAAGTTCGATCATGCGGTCGTCCCGGCATACCGGTGGCCGGTAAGTGAACTCTGCGACGAGCTGGTAGCCGCGGGCTTCGATGTGGTCGAGACGCACGCAAGGAAAACTACCGGGCAGCGATCTCACGGGGCAATTCTCGCCCGCATCGAAGGTGCTCGCTGAGGGGATCGGCTTGCGGGCCTTAGCCACGCACTGGACATAGAGTCATTGGATGCTAGCGCCACAACCGACTGACCGATTGCAGTTCCGTGAGATGACTGATGCCGACCTCGACAACATGACCGCCTTGCTCGGAGACCCGGAGGTGATGCGCTTCTACCCTGCACCCAAGTCTCAGGAGGAAGCAGCAAGCTGGATTCATTGGAATCAGGAGAACTACGCGGAGCACGGGTACGGTCTATGGATTGTCGAGACGCATGACGGAGAGTTCATAGGCGACTGCGGGCTGACCTGGCAGCAGGTGAACGGCGTGCAGAAGCTTGAGGTCGGGTACCACGTGCGCTCCGACCTACACGGCCAGGGGTTCGCGACAGAAGCAGCCACTGCTTGTCGCGACTACGCCCGAGAACATATTGAAGCCAAGGAACTGATAGCTATCATCCATCCGGATAACCGAGCCTCTGAGCGGGTAGCTGAGAAAATCGGAATGCACCGCGTCGCTGATGACCGAGGCGGGAACATCCCCGTCCGAACAGTCCTCAGCATGCACCTGTAAACACCTCCGAGTCTGTCCGCTGGAGGATCCCGTAACGGGAAGGGTGAGCGGTCGCGTACTACAGGGCGATGACTGTGTCGATCTGGACCTTTGCACCGAGCGGTAGCGCCGCTACCTGAACCGTTGTACGAACAGGGAAGGGTTCACACAAATAACTGGCATAAACAGCGTTGATCGCTTCAAAGTCTTCGTAGTCTGTCAAGTAGATCGTGGTCCGCAGGAGATCCGAAAGGCTCAATCTGAGCTCTTCCAACAGTGTTTTCAGGTTGTTCATCATCGCCTCGCACTGCTCCGCAACATCGCCCGAAACTAGCGAACCGTCATCGGTTCGTTGACCAATTATTCCAGCGTATAGCCCGTCGCGCCGTGCTGAACGAAATGCGAGAAAGGAGCCGTGGACTGGTGAAGGTGCGGACTGAAATGATGCACTGGCATAGGTGATTCGCTCGACTTTCTGTAAGCAGGCGTGGCACAGGTAACCCTACAAGCACGACCCGCACGAGCAACTTCACGTGTCGCGCTTGAATTTGATCCGCATCGGTATTCTTGAGCGTCCCGTAACCCGATCCCCTAACGGGCGCCTGTGTAGGCGCATTGAGGGCGCTGCCGTTGCGCCCGCCATGCGCCGTGCTGTGGCTAGCTGGCGATCTGGTCGAGTTCGGTGAGGTCGTCGTTGGACAGTGTGAGTGCGGCGCCGGCGATATTCTCCCTGAGGTGCGACACGGACGACGTTCCCGGGATCAACAGGATGTTCGGGGAACGGTGCAGCAGCCAGGCCAGGGCGACCGACATCTGGGTCGCGCCAAGCCGCGTAGCGACGGATGACAGCGCGTCGGACTGAAGCGGGGTGAAGCCTCCCAGGGGGAAGAAGGGAATGTACGCGATTCCTTCTACGGCGAGGCGGTCGATGAGGGTGTCGTCCCACCGGTTAGCGAGGTTGTACATGTTCTGCACGGACACGATCGGCGCGATCGACTGCGCTTCCTTCACCTGCTCCGCGGTGGCGTTGCTGACGCCAAGGTGCCGAATGATGCCCTGCTGCTGCAGGTCTACGAGCGTCTCGAACGCCTCGCTGATCTGCTCGGGGACCGGCCCGTTGGCGTCCCCGAGGCGAAGGTGTACCAGGTCGAGGACGTCGACGCCGAGGGTTTCGAGGTTGTCGTCGATTTGTGCGCGGAGTTCGTCGGGCTTCCGCGCGGACGGCCAGCTGCCCTGGGCGTCGCGGCGTCCGCCGGCCTTCGTCGCGATGAAGAGGTCTTCGGCGTAGGGGTGCAGGGCTTCGCGGATGAGTTCGTTGACGACGCGGGGTCCGTAGGTTTCTGCGGTGTCGATGTGGGTGATGCCGCTTTCGACGGCGTGACCGAGGACGGCGAGGGCTGCGTCGTGGTCTTTTGGCGGGCCGACGACCCACGGGCCGGCGAGCTGCATGCCGCCGTACCCGAAGCGAGAAACGGTGGTGTCGCCGAGGTTCCAGGTGCCGCCGGGCAGGTCGGTGGTGTTGGTGCTCATGGATGTGCCTTTCGGTGCTTGCGGAATAACGTGCTGCCCTCCATCCTGAATGAGCTGCTACCCGCTGGGAAGTAGTTACCTGGAAGTGCGTTGATACCCGAGGGAGGGCCCATGCCGACGATGACAGCAGCGGAGAAGAAGGCGGAGGCGAAGACGCAGTACAACGCGTTCCTCGCCGCGTGCCCGAGCCAGCAGTTGCTCGCTCAGGTGTCTGGCAAGTGGGTGACCCTGGTGTTGTCCGCGCTAGGGAGCGGGCCGGACTGTGATGGTGAGCCGCGACCGATGCGGTATTCCGAGCTGGCTCGAGTCCTGGCAGGGGTGAGCCCGAAGATGCTGTCGCAGACACTAAAGTCCCTCGAACGCGACGGGCTGATCGCGCGGACCGCGATCGCGACCGTCCCCGTGACTGTGACCTACGAACTCACCAACCTCGGGCTCTCCCTGCACCAAACGGTCCGACAGCTCAAACTCTGGTCCGAGACTCACCGCGACGACGTCTCAGCACACCAAACACAGTTTGACGGTGTCCGATAGCCGGTCGTCCACCGGACGGCCCGGCGCTGCTGTCAGTTTCAGAAGTCGTCTGCACGGAAATGTTCGAAGTCGCCTGCACCGGCTGGACGTTGGCCCGGTATCCCGTTAGCAGTAGGCCAGACGGAGTGACGATTCGCTGGCTCCCTAGAGCTTGGCTGCCGGAGGCTCCCCAGGAAACGGGGCCGGCGCTGGAAGTTCATGTTGGATCTTCTGTATCTGCTGAGCCTGATGCGTTTGAGGGCGGAAAATTTCATCCGCCATTCCGAGCAGTTCTCCACTACCCCTGCGCTTAATGCCCTTTCGTCGATTCCTTCGCGAGGTCCATACCCAGATGCCCGCTAACCCGGCTGGCACCCCAAGCACCGCTACCGCCCCAATCAAGATGTCCATGCTGGCAACCCTAGCCGGTGGAAACCGTGCGGATTATTGCGGGCATCCCAGTTCCGAGGAAGTTGGACGCCCGGGGACTGTTCACTCGGGAAGTGGCTCGCCACATAACTTCGTTCCACAACTATGTGCCTAAGGTCGTCCGCGGCTATCGGGAAAGTAGTTTCTCGCCGTCGGGTCGCAACTCCCCGCTGGGCGATACGTGCCGGTACAGGGTCTGGCGGGTGATGCCAAGTTCGGCGCAAAGATCGCTGACCTTGGTGTCGGGCTTGCCCATGGAGGCCAGAGCGAGACGAAGTTTGGCGGGGGTCATCTTGTAGGGGCGGCCGCCGTTCCGTCCGCGGGCGCGCGCGGAGGCGAGCCCGGCCAGGGTGCGTTCGGAGATCAGTTCGCGTTCGAATTCGGCCAGGGCGGCGAAGATCCCGAAGACCAGCTTCCCCGAGGCGGTGGTGGTGTCGATGGCCGCGCCCTGGCCGGTGAGGACTTTGAGCCCGATGCCGCGTTCGGTGAGGTCGTGGACGATGTTGACCAGGTGGCGCAGGTCCCGGCCGAGCCGGTCCAGTTTCCAGACGATCAGGGTGTCTCCGTGGCGCAGGGCTTTGAGGCAGGCAGCGAGCTGGGGGCGGTCCTCCTTCTTGCCGGAGGCCTTGTCTTCGTACAGGGATTCGGCATCCGTTCCGGCGGCCAGGAGTGCGTCGTGCTGCAGGTCCGTGGTCTGGGACCCGTCCGTCTTTGAGACGCGCATGTAACCGACGAGCACTGGGTTCTCCTTTGTCATTTATACGTTCGTTTAAGTGACAACGTGATTCCAAGTGTCGCAGGAATCTGAAGATGTCACTTAACCCGTTATTTATTCTAAGTCATGCAAAGGGCTGCTGATCTTTTGTTTGTGACAGGAAGTCGAGAGGTATCTGAAGCTCGACGAAGGTTTCCCGGAGTGCGCGCACGGATTCTTCATTCCGGAGTCCGTACCGTGCGACGTCGAAGAGCTGCTTCGCGACGACCGGGTCTTCTTTCGCTGCTGCGATGGCGGCGTCCAGTGAATCCAATGCCCGTTTCCAGAGCACGTCCAGAGTCGGCTTCTCTTGTGCGTCGGCGGTTGCTGTCAGGGGGGCAGGCCGGGTTCCGTCGCCGATGTTGGAGGAGGGTTCCGGCCTGAGGAGGTGCGCGGAGGTTCCCCGGGCAGTCAGTGAGCCGGCTTCGATCAGTTCCATCGCGACTGCTGCTGCTTCGAGCAGCTGCTGCTGGGCGGTCCAATGGAGGGTTTCGAACGGTTGCCACGAATACAGCCCTGCCCGGAACGGGTGCCCGCAGTGTTCCCAGACACGACGCACGTCGTCCAGTTGCCGGCCATATCGTCCCTGGGCGGTGGTGAGTTCGTCCAGGAGGGTACGCAGCAGCCGGAACCAGATGCCGGCGTGAACCGGATAGCGGGGCAGGTCAACGGAACCGGTCGTTATCGCCTGCCAGGTGCGCCGGTCCATTAGGGACAACGACTCCGGAAGCGCCCGCTGGTCGTGGGCGGGGGTGGTCCAGAGAATGTAGTCCGCCGGACGCCCTTCGTAGATTTCGAGCCGGCGCCCGTGTACCGGGCAGCTGGCCATGACCGGCAGTTGCCAGAAGAGCAGTACCGTCGGGCTGGATTCCAGGCAGTCCGGGCATCCCCGCCGCGCACCGGTGCCCGGGAGCCACGGCCGCCACTTCCGCGGGGCGTAGATATTGCGCCGCTTGGGCGGCAGGAGCACCGAGAGCTGGTGCACATAGGTTTCGTAGGCGCCGGGGGCAGGGACGAGGCTGTCGAAGAGCCAAGGCACCCATCCGGCCATGGTCATGGCGTCTACGCGGTGTTGGTCAAGACCGGTGCGCCTGGCGAGCTCTTCGAGCAGGTGCGTCGGCGGGTCCAGATCCAGCTCGGGGTCGCTGAGTTCCCGGTGGCCGAGTCCGTGTTCGAGCAGCTCGTACGAGTGCAGGCCGTACCCGGCGGCGATCCGCCGCAGCCAGGAGGACAGCGATTCCGTTTCTGCAGGTGCCGGGTGCAGGGGCCAGCGTTCCGGGGGTCTCATCTGAGTTCGCGTTCGAACTTCCGGCGCCGGACGCTGGGACCGTCGTAGCCGGCGAGG
This genomic interval from Micrococcaceae bacterium Sec5.7 contains the following:
- a CDS encoding TniQ family protein, giving the protein MRPPERWPLHPAPAETESLSSWLRRIAAGYGLHSYELLEHGLGHRELSDPELDLDPPTHLLEELARRTGLDQHRVDAMTMAGWVPWLFDSLVPAPGAYETYVHQLSVLLPPKRRNIYAPRKWRPWLPGTGARRGCPDCLESSPTVLLFWQLPVMASCPVHGRRLEIYEGRPADYILWTTPAHDQRALPESLSLMDRRTWQAITTGSVDLPRYPVHAGIWFRLLRTLLDELTTAQGRYGRQLDDVRRVWEHCGHPFRAGLYSWQPFETLHWTAQQQLLEAAAVAMELIEAGSLTARGTSAHLLRPEPSSNIGDGTRPAPLTATADAQEKPTLDVLWKRALDSLDAAIAAAKEDPVVAKQLFDVARYGLRNEESVRALRETFVELQIPLDFLSQTKDQQPFA
- a CDS encoding GNAT family N-acetyltransferase; translated protein: MLAPQPTDRLQFREMTDADLDNMTALLGDPEVMRFYPAPKSQEEAASWIHWNQENYAEHGYGLWIVETHDGEFIGDCGLTWQQVNGVQKLEVGYHVRSDLHGQGFATEAATACRDYAREHIEAKELIAIIHPDNRASERVAEKIGMHRVADDRGGNIPVRTVLSMHL
- a CDS encoding DUF4177 domain-containing protein, with translation MQYVVLQVILKEKLWGTGSGNLTSLEKAINDQAAKGYRLHTITTASSGSKGMIGGGDRIQATLVFESLG
- a CDS encoding class I SAM-dependent methyltransferase, with the protein product MVNVVSDAYSSRAAEYVERFASMGAVHPSDRQLVATWADGIEGAVLDAGCGPGQWTNFLSEAGIPALGVDLVPEFIEHARVAYPGIPFRIGSLDALDVSTGAVGGVLAWYSLIHHEPDTIRTPLLEFSRVLSPGGALLISFFDSHVLEKFDHAVVPAYRWPVSELCDELVAAGFDVVETHARKTTGQRSHGAILARIEGAR
- a CDS encoding sigma-70 family RNA polymerase sigma factor, which translates into the protein MGSKETGEEGLWGQSLLGQGDAFGALYDRHRDRVFRHAYRLCGNHHDAEDIMAASFLELWRRRKHVRVVEGSILPWLLVTTTNMARNRARAALRYQRLLNSLPRNHEAGDPTTDPYRRYQNQLDHDLAQALGTLSVEDLQLVSLVVFEEHTTAAAAAVLNLTPAAAKSRMHRARQRLRTALAGNASISPPNAPTPVLEGERP
- a CDS encoding Rid family hydrolase, giving the protein MCHACLQKVERITYASASFQSAPSPVHGSFLAFRSARRDGLYAGIIGQRTDDGSLVSGDVAEQCEAMMNNLKTLLEELRLSLSDLLRTTIYLTDYEDFEAINAVYASYLCEPFPVRTTVQVAALPLGAKVQIDTVIAL
- a CDS encoding recombinase family protein, whose translation is MLVGYMRVSKTDGSQTTDLQHDALLAAGTDAESLYEDKASGKKEDRPQLAACLKALRHGDTLIVWKLDRLGRDLRHLVNIVHDLTERGIGLKVLTGQGAAIDTTTASGKLVFGIFAALAEFERELISERTLAGLASARARGRNGGRPYKMTPAKLRLALASMGKPDTKVSDLCAELGITRQTLYRHVSPSGELRPDGEKLLSR
- a CDS encoding cysteine hydrolase family protein, whose protein sequence is MKTSSLPLTLDPRAALVIVDVQQAFDDAAYWGPRDNPSCEANIAALLTRWRETGRPIVFVRHNSTAPSSPLHPDNPGNAFKDIITGTPDLLVRKNVNSSFHGTPDLHAWLQENGIKELVVCGITTNHCCETTARVGGNLGYRVYFPLDATHTFDRTAPDGENVAAAVLSRMTGVNLHEEFATVVTTAGLLEQVQQPATAR
- a CDS encoding peptidase M56 family protein, giving the protein MNQLRVDNLFSDALRAELITRVEKASPTRARKRTRLWAGTAVLAGIGVLGGVGAAADGLFVTPGSTQVTPLASPVTESHTGTATVQLGPPPEKTTGIEIQLNCLTPGRFEFGNGANSICSPKDVGTPQDWTGYTIPLMPGEESITITTSPDARWKITAQYVNTETTQWATNADGDTYGAQNENGSPDMVAVIATNGTRGYVHRTELEDADGTAAIKTFKSPAEALAWQEARLGKDFAIPVYDVTGKTVVGEFVISSGTGNSRFSGQPAVECAGVPPALAPGEIYPCPGLSPIETGYPAIPVPSN
- a CDS encoding helix-turn-helix domain-containing protein, translating into MPTMTAAEKKAEAKTQYNAFLAACPSQQLLAQVSGKWVTLVLSALGSGPDCDGEPRPMRYSELARVLAGVSPKMLSQTLKSLERDGLIARTAIATVPVTVTYELTNLGLSLHQTVRQLKLWSETHRDDVSAHQTQFDGVR
- a CDS encoding tautomerase family protein codes for the protein MPLIQVLNASPSSTEKKRRLLAALTAAYAEVMEIRPDTIRVVLHELPRENWSVAGVTLADSGQNESV
- a CDS encoding oxidoreductase — encoded protein: MSTNTTDLPGGTWNLGDTTVSRFGYGGMQLAGPWVVGPPKDHDAALAVLGHAVESGITHIDTAETYGPRVVNELIREALHPYAEDLFIATKAGGRRDAQGSWPSARKPDELRAQIDDNLETLGVDVLDLVHLRLGDANGPVPEQISEAFETLVDLQQQGIIRHLGVSNATAEQVKEAQSIAPIVSVQNMYNLANRWDDTLIDRLAVEGIAYIPFFPLGGFTPLQSDALSSVATRLGATQMSVALAWLLHRSPNILLIPGTSSVSHLRENIAGAALTLSNDDLTELDQIAS